A stretch of DNA from Rhodoluna sp. KAS3:
TTGAGTGGCAATTGGAAAAAATCGGGCAGCTCAAGTTGCTGCTGCAGCAAAGAATATGCCGAGCCCAGGCAGGCCTGAACCCGCTCTATCTCGAGCAGGGTGGCAATAATTTGTGGTTCGCCGCCGAAGGCGGTTACATCGCCCACGAACTTAACCGAGATCGAATTGAAAGCAGGTCTAGAGCCAATCTCTCGACGGAACCCGCCAGTGCCGTCGCGGCACTACCTCGCCAAAGCAGAGGGTTTGGAGCAGCGAAATTTATCTGGGTAAGAACAGCGAGTAGGGCCTGGTCAATCGAATCCATCGGTCCAGCATCTGCGAATAGTCGAATCAAAGGGCTGAAAGCCCCCAAACTGTGCAGAACTTACGGCAATATAGACAGGTGAGTAATCTTTCAATTCAGCCCCTTTCCCCGCTAGATGGCCGCTACCGCGCTGCCGTTTCTGACCTAGGTTTTCACCTTTCAGAGGCCGGCCTAAACCGTGCCCGAATTGCGGTGGAGATCGAATGGCTAATCCACCTTGCCAACCGCGACCTACTTGGTACCGGAACCAGCATCAGTGATTCTGAGATTGCCCAGCTTCGAGCAATCGTGACCAACTTCTCAGACGCAGACGTTGCAACTCTGGCCGAAACCGAGGCAACTACCAAGCACGATGTGAAGGCCGTCGAGTACTTCATCCGTGGCAAGTTGTCAGAGCTGGGCCGCAACGACCTGCTTGAACTCACCCACTTTGCCTGCACCTCTGAGGACATCAACAACCTCAGCTACGCAATCACCGTTCGCGATGCAATCAAGGATGTTTGGTTGCCTCGCGTCGAAAAGCTAACCGCAAAACTTCGCGAGCTTTCGGCCAAGTACGCCGATGCAGCCATGCTTTCACACACCCACGGTCAGCCGGCAACCCCGTCAACCATGGGCAAGGAAATTGCTGTTTTTGTGCACCGCCTAGAGCGCCAGATCAAGCGCATCGAAGCCACCGAGTACCTGGGCAAGTTCTCAGGTGCCACCGGAACTTTCTCGGCCCACGTGGTTGCGGCACCAAGCGTTAACTGGCCGAAGGAATCTGAGGACTTTGTCAGCGGACTTGGCCTAACTTGGAACCCACTGACCACTCAGATAGAGTCTCACGACTGGCAGGCCGAGCTTTACACCGCGGTTTCACTGTTCAACGGCATCTTGCACAACCTCTGCACCGACATCTGGACCTACATCTCAATGGGTTACTACAAGCAGATTCCAGTCGCCGGCGCCACCGGTTCATCAACCATGCCGCACAAGATCAACCCAATTCGTTTTGAGAACGCCGAGTCAAACCTTGAGCTTTCAAACGCAATCCTGGGCAGCCTGGCTTCAACCCTCATCACTTCACGCCTACAGCGTGACCTCACCGACTCATCTTCTCAGCGCAACATTGGTCTAGGCCTTGGCCACTCGCTGTTGGCAATCGATAACGTGACTCGTGGCTTGAATGAGATCGACCTTTCGCTTCCGGTTCTAGACGCCGACCTAAGCGACAACTGGGAGATCCTCGGCGAGGCAATCCAGACTGTGATTCGTGCCGAGGTTGCAGCTGGTCGCTCAACCATCAACGACCCTTATGCCCTGCTAAAAGACCTAACTCGCGGCAAGCGCCTCAGCGGCGAAGACATGGTTGCCTTTGTCAACGGCCTAGAGATTGGTCAAGAGGCCAAGGATCGCCTACTAACCCTGCGCCCACACACCTACGTTGGTGTTGCGTCAGAGCTAGCAAAGCGAATTCAGAAGTAACTTCTCCTGAGCGCTTTTTGCGCATCGGGTAAACGAAAAGGGCGGCCATTGGCCGCCCTTTTCTGCTGCTTAGGTCAGGTGCTACTTGAGCATTGGCTCGTTAGGGTCACCCGGATTCTCTTTTACGGTCAAAGCCAAAGTTGCAATGGTGACCAAAGAAATAATGAAGGTCAATCCAGACCAAATCAAAGTTGTGTTGATGTCGCGAACGCCACCCTGCACAAATAGGCCTACAAATACTGCCGCAACCAGCGATAGCCCAAGGTAGGTGCGCAAGCTGCGTGCTTCAGATTTTTTCTTAGGGGTTTTTGCCATGGGTTAAGCCTACGCCTTAGTTATCGGGGGGAATTTGTGATTCTGCTACTTAGCAACCGCTGGTGAGGCCGCCGCTATTCCTAGGTGCACACCGATAATTACCGCGTAAGCGCCAAAGAATCCGACCTGGCTAACCGGGTCGTTGCCAGCAATCATGATGATGGCCTGAGAAAGGTAGAGTCCCAATCCCAGCGCCATGCTGATCAGGTGGTCGCGTCGAGCGGGGGTTTTGGCCGGGGCCTGCTTGGCAAAAATCGCCTCGATTACCGCGCCATAGAAACCCCAGTGCGCCAAAAGCAGCCAGGTACCAAAATAAATCGGGCTGTTTGCTGTCAGAATCGCGAGGATGGCCATCAAGATGGTTCCGCCGGCAACCACAATGTGCACCGAAGTGCCAGGTTCGCCAAAGTTTCTGACCGCCGTGACCACCGATGCCGCCAGCCAGCCAGCGCAAAGCACGAGCAGACCAATTATTGCTGTGCTTGAATCGTGCACCTGCGAAAAGGTGATGAAAATGCCTGCTGCAAGAGCAGTAGTTGCCTGGATTGCCTGGTGAATGCGCATAAATCTATTGTTTCACGCTGCGTCAGGGCGATTGGCCGGGGCCAACTACTGCTTCATGTTCATAAAGCGCGAGTACTGGCCCTGGAAGGCAACCACAACAGTGCCGGTAGGTCCATTACGTTGCTTGGCCAGAATCAAATCTGCCTCGCCAGCGCGTGGGTGCTCGCGTTCGCCCAGTGCCTCGCGGTGAAGCAGAATCACGACGTCGGCGTCTTGCTCTAGCGAGCCCGATTCACGAAGCTGCGAGATTTCAGGCTTTTTGTCTTTGGTTTGCTCTGAGTTTCGGTTTAGCTGCGAGATCGCGATAACCGGAATGTTTAGTTCTTTTGCCAAAAGCTTTAGGGCTCGTGAGAACTCCGATACCTCTTGCTGGCGTGACTCGACCTTTTTACCCGAGGTCATCAGCTGAAGGTAGTCGATCACGATCATCTTTAGCGGAACGCGCTGGTTCAAACGCCTAGCTTTGGCGCGAATCTCGACCAGAGTCATGTTTGGGCTGTCATCGATGTAAAGCGGTGAATCGTTGATCTGACCGCGAACCGCGGCGAGGCGAGTCCAGTCGCTGTCGGCAAATGAGCCCTTGCGCATGTTCTGAAGCGGAATTTGTGATTCAGCCGACAGCATTCGCATGGCGATTTCTGCGCGACCCATTTCAAGTGAGAAGAAAACAGTTGCGCGCTTGTGCTTGATGGCAGCATTGCGGGCAAAGTCAAGCGCCAGGGTTGACTTACCAACGGCTGGGCGAGCGGCCAGAATGATCAACTGGCCACCGTGGAGGCCGTGGGTGAGTTCATCAAGCTCGGTAAATCCGGTTGGCACACCAACCATGTCGCCACCGCGGCTTTGTGCCTGCTCGATTTCGTGAATCGCAGCCTCAATCGAGTCGTTGAGGTCAACGATGTCCTCTTTGGCAGCGCCGCGAGTGACCGAATAGACATCAGCCTGGGCTTGGTTCACTAGGTCTTCGACTTCACCCTCGTTGGCATAGCCAAGCTGAGCGATTTTTGTACCCACTTCTACCAAGCGGCGCAGGGTGGCCTTTTCGGCAACAATCTGGGCGTAGAAGCCAGCGTTGGCAGCGGTTGGAACAATCGAGGTGAGGGTGTGTAGATAGTCGGCTCCGCCGGCCTTAACTAAGTTGCCTGATTTGGTTAGCTCATCGGTGACTGTAATCACGTCGGTCGGCTCACCCTTTGAAAACAGGGTAAGGATGGCCTCAAAAATAACCTCGTGCTTGGGTGCATAGAAGTCTCCGCCGCGAACTGCTTCTTGAACCTCGGCAACGGCCTCTGGTGAAAGCAGCATGCCACCCAGGGCACTCTGTTCGGCAAGCATGTCGTTTGGCAGCATTCGCTCGTTTCCGCGGCTTGGATCAACCGGTGGAACAGACAAAAGCGACATTAATTTCTCCTATTTTTGGCCCAATACTGACCCAATACCTGTCTAGCATTCACCACTGACACCGATAAGCGAAAACGGCTTGTGTACAGATATGTTGATAACTGTGGAGACACGCGGTAATAACTGTGCACAACCTGTGGAAAGTACTGTGGACAATATGTGGAATTTTGGGTGAAATCCAGTAATTTACTGGGATGCATCTATGTGGATAACTTTTCTCAAATAACCCTAAACCATAACCTTAGGGTTTGTCGCGACACGCCGAACCCGCCCCGCGGAGGCCCGTGGAGCAAAGTTATCCACCGTTTATCCACAGGTGAGGAACCGTACATTTCTGAAATTTGTCCTGTCAAAACTTATCCAGGACCGCTCATACGTCGATCAGCTTGGGGCACTGGGTTCAAAAGCAAAAAAGTGGGCCGCCCGAAGGCGACCCACTTGAACTTCTTGAATTACTTCAAGTCGTAAATTACTTCTTGCCTACTACCTGCAGGGTGATGGTAGCTACAACGTCGCCGTGAAGACGAACGGTAGCTAGGTGCTCACCTGAGTTGCGGATAGGTGCAACGAATGCAACCTTGCGCTTGTCTAGCTCGCCAAGGCCAGCAGCTGCAACTGCAGCTACAACGTCAGCGGTCTTTACAGAACCGAACAAACGGCCACCAACGCCAGCCTTAGCGGTAAGGCGTACAGCCTTTGCCTCTAGAGCAGCCTTTAGAGCCTGTGCGTCTTCAACGGTTGATAGTGCGCGTGCGTCGCGAGCAGCCTTGATTGACTCAATCTGCTTCTCGCCACCCTTGGTCCATAGAACAGCGAAGCCGCGTGGAAGCAAGTAGTTACGTGCGTAACCGTTCTTTACCTCTACAACGTCACCTGCGCCACCTAGGCCTGAGACCTCATTGGTCAGAATTAGCTTTGACATTCGATTTCTCCTTAGCGGCCAGCGCCTGCGTATGGCATTAGAGCCATTTCGCGAGCGTTCTTTACGGCACGGGCGATGAGGCGCTGTTCCTGAACAGAAACACCGGTGATACGACGAGCGCGGATCTTGCCGCGGTCTGATACGAACTTGCGTAGGGTTGCAACGTCCTTGTAGTCAATAACGCCGACCTTGATTGCCTTTGCTGGCACATCCTTCAAGTTCTTTGCATTGCGCTTTGGCTTCTTACTGTTGCGAGGATCGCTCTTTGCAGCCATGATTTCTCCTAAATTTTGTCTTTAAAGTCTGATTAGAACGGGGTGTCGTCGCCGGTAGCAGCGGTACCTGGGTTTGCCCATGCGTCATCGACAGGCTTTGAAGCCTTTGATGCAGCAGGTGCAGCGCCCCAAGGGTCACTTGCAACTGCAGCGGCTCCTGCACCAGCGCCAGCTTCGCGAGCACGACGAGTGACTGACGCGGTTGCAGTGCGCAACGACGGACCAATCTCTTCGATCTCAAGCTCTAGTGAAGCGCGAGCCTCACCCTGTGCTGTCTGGTAGGCAGATGCTGGCTTTAGTCGCCCAGTAACCACAACGCGGGTTCCCTTGGTGAGTGACTGAGCGATGTTCTCAGCTACTTCACGCCAGGCGGTGCAGCGAACCCATACGGTCTCGCCGTCGTCCCACGCGCTGGTTTGACGATTGTAGGTACGTGGAGTTGAACCCACGTTTAGTGAAACAACTGCGATACCGCCCTGGGTGTAGCGAAGTTCAGGGTCGTTACCTAGGTTTCCAACAATCGTTACGTTGACTTCCCCGGCCATGTGACTTTACTCGGCCTTCTTGGTTGATGACTTTGCAGCTGGTGCCTTCTTAGCAGGCGCCTCTGCAGCAGCTTCTTCAGCTGAAACCTCAGGAACCTCTACAGGCTTGATGTTTACAACTGCCTCGTCTGCACGTAGCACCTTGGTGCGAAGAACAGCCTCAGAAAGCTTTAGCTGACGGTCAAGCTCAACTACTGCTGCTGATGAACAGGTCATGTTCACAACTGCGTAGAAGCCTTCGGTCTTCTTAGCGATTTCATAAGCCAAACGGCGGCGACCCCAAAGGTCAACGTTG
This window harbors:
- the rpsF gene encoding 30S ribosomal protein S6; this translates as MHKYELMVILDPSIEERTVAPSLDKFLNVIRNASGTVDNVDLWGRRRLAYEIAKKTEGFYAVVNMTCSSAAVVELDRQLKLSEAVLRTKVLRADEAVVNIKPVEVPEVSAEEAAAEAPAKKAPAAKSSTKKAE
- the rplI gene encoding 50S ribosomal protein L9; this translates as MSKLILTNEVSGLGGAGDVVEVKNGYARNYLLPRGFAVLWTKGGEKQIESIKAARDARALSTVEDAQALKAALEAKAVRLTAKAGVGGRLFGSVKTADVVAAVAAAGLGELDKRKVAFVAPIRNSGEHLATVRLHGDVVATITLQVVGKK
- the rpsR gene encoding 30S ribosomal protein S18; its protein translation is MAAKSDPRNSKKPKRNAKNLKDVPAKAIKVGVIDYKDVATLRKFVSDRGKIRARRITGVSVQEQRLIARAVKNAREMALMPYAGAGR
- the purB gene encoding adenylosuccinate lyase, with protein sequence MSNLSIQPLSPLDGRYRAAVSDLGFHLSEAGLNRARIAVEIEWLIHLANRDLLGTGTSISDSEIAQLRAIVTNFSDADVATLAETEATTKHDVKAVEYFIRGKLSELGRNDLLELTHFACTSEDINNLSYAITVRDAIKDVWLPRVEKLTAKLRELSAKYADAAMLSHTHGQPATPSTMGKEIAVFVHRLERQIKRIEATEYLGKFSGATGTFSAHVVAAPSVNWPKESEDFVSGLGLTWNPLTTQIESHDWQAELYTAVSLFNGILHNLCTDIWTYISMGYYKQIPVAGATGSSTMPHKINPIRFENAESNLELSNAILGSLASTLITSRLQRDLTDSSSQRNIGLGLGHSLLAIDNVTRGLNEIDLSLPVLDADLSDNWEILGEAIQTVIRAEVAAGRSTINDPYALLKDLTRGKRLSGEDMVAFVNGLEIGQEAKDRLLTLRPHTYVGVASELAKRIQK
- the dnaB gene encoding replicative DNA helicase, which codes for MSLLSVPPVDPSRGNERMLPNDMLAEQSALGGMLLSPEAVAEVQEAVRGGDFYAPKHEVIFEAILTLFSKGEPTDVITVTDELTKSGNLVKAGGADYLHTLTSIVPTAANAGFYAQIVAEKATLRRLVEVGTKIAQLGYANEGEVEDLVNQAQADVYSVTRGAAKEDIVDLNDSIEAAIHEIEQAQSRGGDMVGVPTGFTELDELTHGLHGGQLIILAARPAVGKSTLALDFARNAAIKHKRATVFFSLEMGRAEIAMRMLSAESQIPLQNMRKGSFADSDWTRLAAVRGQINDSPLYIDDSPNMTLVEIRAKARRLNQRVPLKMIVIDYLQLMTSGKKVESRQQEVSEFSRALKLLAKELNIPVIAISQLNRNSEQTKDKKPEISQLRESGSLEQDADVVILLHREALGEREHPRAGEADLILAKQRNGPTGTVVVAFQGQYSRFMNMKQ
- the ssb gene encoding single-stranded DNA-binding protein translates to MAGEVNVTIVGNLGNDPELRYTQGGIAVVSLNVGSTPRTYNRQTSAWDDGETVWVRCTAWREVAENIAQSLTKGTRVVVTGRLKPASAYQTAQGEARASLELEIEEIGPSLRTATASVTRRAREAGAGAGAAAVASDPWGAAPAASKASKPVDDAWANPGTAATGDDTPF